The following are encoded in a window of Thermoanaerobacter ethanolicus JW 200 genomic DNA:
- a CDS encoding transposase: protein MYQLQLLLNIPELFTSQSKIDFYSSMFENLDLSSIPEFPSSSPGRKGYSHHALFRAFIVMKAERFGTISDLLDYLRNNLIIAHLCGFDISKPLPSYWTFRRFINDFSHDYLTSIFQNQVNILKNMGIISGEFISMDSTPIKANTKLNNPKSFSKNKFSKDNQPKSDKDCKLGVYSASNDSSNKRYKFYWGYKNHIIVDAISGLPIAETTTPADAPDFEAALSLLEKTNKWFNLKYVNFIADKGYDVKKLYNYVRNILHGHCFIPLNKRNSKNPPLTDDGYMVCEAGIKMLKDGKQYFDGFIKQKFVCKFCNSKDDSACPINHPKYFNGKKHRGCTKYAIISSDYRSSINRDSLYFKAVYKLRIESERYNSRFKALDFEKAYVRNINSVSNLNTFGHITLLTVAIVAIKLGKYDEFRSLVALMQSA, encoded by the coding sequence ATGTACCAGCTTCAATTGCTTTTAAATATACCTGAACTCTTTACCTCTCAGTCTAAAATTGATTTCTATTCTTCTATGTTTGAAAATCTTGACCTGTCTTCAATACCTGAATTCCCTTCCTCTAGTCCTGGCCGTAAGGGTTATTCTCACCATGCACTTTTTAGAGCTTTTATTGTCATGAAAGCTGAAAGATTCGGCACAATTTCTGACCTTTTAGATTATCTCCGCAATAATCTTATCATTGCTCATCTTTGTGGCTTCGACATTTCTAAACCTCTTCCTTCTTATTGGACTTTTCGCCGTTTTATTAATGACTTCTCTCATGATTATTTGACCTCTATTTTTCAAAATCAGGTCAATATCCTCAAAAATATGGGTATTATCTCCGGTGAGTTTATTTCCATGGATTCTACCCCTATTAAAGCTAACACTAAGTTAAATAACCCTAAGTCTTTTTCTAAAAATAAATTCTCTAAAGATAATCAGCCTAAGTCAGATAAGGATTGTAAATTAGGCGTTTATTCTGCTTCTAACGATTCTTCTAATAAACGCTATAAGTTTTATTGGGGCTATAAAAATCACATTATTGTTGATGCTATCTCTGGTTTACCCATCGCTGAAACTACTACCCCCGCTGATGCCCCTGATTTTGAAGCCGCTTTATCTTTGCTTGAGAAGACTAATAAGTGGTTTAACCTTAAGTATGTTAATTTTATTGCTGATAAAGGCTATGATGTTAAGAAACTTTATAATTATGTTAGAAATATTCTCCACGGTCATTGCTTTATTCCTCTTAACAAGCGTAATTCTAAAAATCCCCCTCTGACTGATGATGGTTATATGGTCTGTGAAGCGGGTATTAAAATGCTTAAAGATGGCAAGCAATATTTTGATGGTTTTATTAAGCAAAAATTTGTTTGCAAGTTCTGTAATTCTAAGGATGATTCTGCCTGCCCTATAAATCATCCTAAATATTTTAATGGCAAAAAGCATAGAGGCTGTACTAAGTATGCTATTATATCTTCTGATTATAGGTCCTCTATTAATAGAGACTCCCTATATTTTAAGGCCGTCTACAAATTGAGAATTGAATCAGAAAGATATAATTCCCGCTTTAAAGCTCTGGATTTTGAAAAGGCTTATGTTAGAAATATTAATTCTGTGAGCAACCTTAATACTTTTGGCCATATTACTTTGCTTACTGTCGCTATTGTAGCTATTAAATTGGGCAAATATGATGAGTTTAGATCTCTTGTTGCTTTGATGCAATCGGCCTAA
- a CDS encoding NADH-quinone oxidoreductase subunit NuoE family protein — protein sequence METLYQKFGKEKVERFKKALEELKNIPGSLIAIMNEAQEIFGYLPIEVQLYISKEMNVPLTEIFGIATFYSRFTLKPSGKYKINLCMGTACYVRGAAMVLGKIKEKLGIQVGETTPDGKFSLEPTRCLGACGLAPVMMINGEVFGRLTPDDVDEILSKFE from the coding sequence ATGGAGACCTTATACCAAAAATTCGGTAAAGAGAAAGTAGAGAGGTTTAAAAAGGCTTTAGAGGAATTAAAAAATATCCCTGGCTCTTTGATTGCAATTATGAATGAGGCTCAAGAAATTTTTGGATATCTTCCTATTGAAGTTCAACTTTATATTTCAAAAGAAATGAATGTGCCTTTGACAGAAATATTCGGAATAGCTACTTTTTATTCAAGGTTTACCTTAAAGCCTTCGGGTAAATACAAGATCAATTTGTGTATGGGAACAGCTTGTTATGTAAGAGGAGCTGCAATGGTATTGGGAAAAATAAAAGAGAAATTGGGAATTCAAGTAGGCGAAACAACTCCAGACGGGAAATTTTCTTTAGAACCTACTAGGTGTCTTGGAGCTTGCGGATTGGCTCCTGTTATGATGATAAATGGTGAAGTTTTTGGAAGATTAACTCCTGATGATGTGGATGAAATATTAAGTAAATTTGAGTAA
- a CDS encoding DRTGG domain-containing protein, whose amino-acid sequence MKLKEVKEILNAEVMVGEEKLEEEVFTACGADLMSDVLASKDEKAVLLTGLTNVQVIRTAEVVGDIKCIVFVRGKTPGEDILELAKKAGLVIMKTRHPLYIACGLLYSNGLTCRSGE is encoded by the coding sequence ATGAAATTAAAAGAGGTAAAAGAAATTTTAAATGCAGAAGTTATGGTAGGGGAAGAAAAATTAGAAGAAGAAGTGTTTACTGCCTGTGGAGCAGACTTGATGAGTGATGTTTTGGCCTCAAAGGACGAAAAGGCTGTGCTTTTGACAGGGCTTACTAATGTGCAGGTTATAAGAACTGCAGAAGTAGTGGGAGATATTAAATGTATAGTGTTTGTAAGAGGTAAGACTCCGGGAGAGGACATATTGGAACTTGCTAAAAAAGCAGGACTTGTGATAATGAAAACAAGACATCCTCTTTATATTGCCTGTGGCCTTTTGTATTCTAATGGCCTTACTTGTAGAAGTGGTGAATGA
- a CDS encoding PHP domain-containing protein: MMLYYDLHIHTALSPCASDDMTPNNIVNMASIKGLDVIAITDHNSAKNVKAVYNLGLKKGLIVVPGIEVQTREEVHILCYFYSVDECAKFSEIINENLIKIKNEKTIFGNQFVMDEEDNVIEEIDYSLLISSNLSINEIFEYMEGKGVAVPAHVDRPSYSIVSNLGFIPNIKNLTTIEISKGIVTENFLHSYPEYGKYKIIRSSDAHYLGDISEREEFLPCEFGLKSIVDWLYG, encoded by the coding sequence ATGATGCTTTATTATGATTTGCACATTCATACGGCTTTATCCCCTTGCGCTTCTGATGATATGACTCCTAACAATATTGTCAATATGGCTTCTATAAAAGGACTTGATGTAATAGCTATAACAGACCACAACAGCGCAAAAAATGTGAAAGCTGTGTATAATCTTGGATTAAAAAAAGGCTTGATAGTAGTGCCTGGTATAGAGGTACAGACAAGAGAAGAGGTTCACATACTTTGTTATTTTTATTCAGTAGATGAATGTGCAAAATTTAGTGAAATTATTAACGAAAATTTGATAAAAATTAAAAATGAAAAAACAATCTTTGGGAATCAATTTGTAATGGATGAAGAAGATAATGTTATAGAAGAAATAGATTACTCATTGTTAATTTCGTCAAATTTGAGCATTAATGAAATTTTTGAATACATGGAGGGCAAGGGGGTAGCAGTCCCTGCCCATGTAGATCGGCCTTCCTATAGCATTGTATCAAATCTTGGATTTATTCCTAATATTAAAAATTTAACAACAATTGAGATATCAAAAGGTATTGTGACAGAAAATTTTTTACACTCATATCCTGAATATGGAAAATATAAAATTATAAGGTCTTCGGATGCTCATTATTTAGGAGATATTTCTGAAAGAGAAGAATTCCTACCATGCGAGTTTGGATTAAAAAGCATTGTAGATTGGCTTTATGGCTAA
- a CDS encoding [Fe-Fe] hydrogenase large subunit C-terminal domain-containing protein → MSYFHSVTLDKDRCRGCTNCIKRCPTEAIRVRDGKARIINERCIDCGECIRVCPYHAKLAVTDSLDMMKNFKYKIALPAPSLYGQFRDLTINQILSALLDIGFDEVFEVAYAAEIVSKFTREALAKGNLKKPVISSACPAVVRLVQIKFPSLIDNLLDICSPMDTAAILAKKEAIKKTGLNEEEIGVFFISPCAAKVTSGKNPIGIEKSKIDGVFSMKEIYGLIIEKAKTTVVRDLSKASMIGVGWANSGGEAFGTFTENSIYVDGIHNVVDVLEEIELGKLNDLDFFEGLACIGGCIGGPLTVENNFVAKNRIRKLTEKLPKREEPMFDEKDIDFEEVKWKKKIEKSEVMKLDKDISKALEMMKQIDTQYKALPGLDCGSCGSPTCRALAEDIVKGYATEYDCIFILKDKIKNLSQELNELAGKIPPVLSDRDVQN, encoded by the coding sequence ATGTCATATTTTCACTCTGTGACATTAGATAAGGATAGATGTAGAGGGTGTACTAATTGCATAAAAAGATGTCCTACAGAGGCAATAAGGGTAAGAGATGGGAAAGCAAGGATTATAAATGAAAGGTGCATAGATTGTGGTGAATGTATACGTGTGTGCCCATATCATGCTAAATTGGCGGTAACTGATAGTTTGGATATGATGAAAAATTTTAAGTACAAGATTGCACTTCCTGCTCCTTCTTTATATGGACAATTTAGGGATTTAACTATTAATCAAATATTGAGTGCTTTACTGGATATAGGATTTGATGAGGTTTTTGAAGTAGCATATGCTGCTGAAATTGTTTCTAAGTTTACGCGGGAAGCATTGGCAAAAGGGAATTTAAAAAAGCCAGTTATATCTTCTGCTTGTCCTGCTGTTGTGCGACTTGTACAAATCAAATTTCCTTCTTTGATTGATAATTTATTGGATATATGTTCTCCTATGGATACTGCGGCAATATTAGCGAAAAAGGAGGCAATTAAAAAGACGGGACTAAATGAAGAGGAAATAGGAGTTTTTTTCATTTCCCCTTGTGCTGCAAAAGTGACAAGTGGGAAAAATCCTATTGGTATAGAAAAATCCAAAATTGATGGGGTTTTTTCTATGAAAGAAATATATGGCCTAATCATTGAAAAAGCTAAGACTACTGTTGTCAGAGATTTAAGCAAAGCTTCTATGATAGGTGTTGGATGGGCAAACTCTGGTGGAGAAGCATTTGGTACTTTTACAGAAAATAGTATTTATGTAGACGGGATACACAATGTTGTAGATGTTCTAGAAGAGATTGAATTAGGAAAATTGAACGATTTAGACTTTTTTGAAGGGCTTGCATGTATCGGTGGGTGTATTGGTGGACCTTTGACTGTTGAAAATAATTTTGTGGCCAAAAACAGAATAAGAAAACTGACGGAAAAACTTCCCAAAAGAGAAGAGCCTATGTTTGATGAGAAAGATATTGATTTTGAAGAGGTGAAATGGAAAAAGAAAATAGAAAAAAGTGAAGTTATGAAGTTGGACAAAGACATTTCTAAGGCGCTCGAAATGATGAAACAAATAGACACACAATACAAAGCCTTACCAGGACTTGACTGTGGTTCTTGTGGTTCACCTACTTGTAGGGCATTGGCAGAAGATATAGTGAAAGGTTATGCTACGGAATATGATTGCATTTTTATATTAAAAGACAAAATAAAAAATTTGTCTCAAGAATTAAATGAACTTGCAGGTAAAATTCCTCCAGTTTTAAGTGATAGGGATGTGCAAAATTAA
- a CDS encoding DRTGG domain-containing protein, giving the protein MRIKVADLVNRGFKLVAGGNGIDKEIEGVYICDLLSWVMAHAKAKSAWITIQTHVNIVAVALLAEISCIIIPEDAKLDEEAKKKADEEGIPILSFTGTSYEAAITLYEMMK; this is encoded by the coding sequence ATGAGGATAAAAGTAGCTGATCTTGTCAACAGAGGATTTAAATTAGTTGCAGGGGGCAACGGAATTGACAAAGAAATTGAGGGGGTGTATATATGCGACCTTTTAAGTTGGGTTATGGCCCATGCAAAAGCAAAGAGCGCCTGGATAACAATTCAAACTCATGTAAATATCGTAGCAGTAGCTTTGTTGGCCGAAATAAGTTGTATAATAATTCCTGAAGATGCGAAATTAGATGAAGAAGCTAAGAAAAAGGCTGATGAAGAAGGCATCCCTATATTAAGTTTTACAGGGACTTCTTATGAAGCGGCAATAACTTTGTACGAGATGATGAAATGA
- a CDS encoding ATP-binding protein: MALLVEVVNEMVLYSLDFDVKARDFDSAGEVSSNLRAVLKQLSLNPDVVRRSCIACYEAEMNIIIHSYGGHMKIEIFGDKIRITAEDTGPGIEDIELAMKEGYSTAPEEIREMGFGAGMGLPNMKENSDFMEIKSSKEGTTVVMEILFK, translated from the coding sequence ATGGCCTTACTTGTAGAAGTGGTGAATGAAATGGTACTTTATAGTTTAGATTTTGATGTTAAAGCGAGAGATTTTGATTCTGCAGGAGAGGTTTCCAGCAATTTGAGAGCAGTGTTAAAACAGCTTTCCTTAAATCCAGATGTTGTAAGGAGAAGTTGCATAGCTTGTTATGAAGCAGAGATGAATATAATAATTCATTCTTATGGAGGTCACATGAAAATAGAAATTTTTGGCGATAAAATACGCATAACTGCAGAAGACACAGGTCCTGGAATAGAAGACATTGAACTTGCCATGAAAGAAGGATATTCTACTGCTCCTGAAGAGATAAGGGAAATGGGATTTGGAGCCGGCATGGGGCTTCCTAATATGAAGGAAAATTCGGATTTCATGGAGATAAAAAGCAGTAAAGAGGGAACAACTGTGGTGATGGAAATTTTATTTAAGTAG